A region from the Variovorax sp. V93 genome encodes:
- a CDS encoding ATP-binding cassette domain-containing protein produces MNTVANPKIVMQAKGLVKRYGQVTALDGVDFELREGEILAVIGDNGAGKSSLIKALSGAIVPDEGEILLDGAPVHFRNPLDARRAGIETVYQDLAVAPAMTIYENLFLGRELRRPGFLGNMLRMLDKKKMLHESAARMADLKVGIQSMTQAVETLSGGQRQCVAVARSAAFARHVVIMDEPTAALGVKEGNMVLELIRRVRDRGLPVVLISHNMPHVFEVADRIHVARLGKRAAVLNPKNISMSDTVAVMTGAMTADQLPAEAHA; encoded by the coding sequence ATGAATACCGTGGCAAACCCCAAGATCGTGATGCAGGCCAAGGGCCTGGTGAAGCGCTACGGCCAGGTCACGGCGCTCGACGGTGTCGACTTCGAACTGCGCGAAGGAGAAATTCTCGCGGTGATCGGCGACAACGGCGCGGGCAAGTCGTCGCTGATCAAGGCGCTGTCGGGTGCCATCGTGCCGGACGAGGGCGAGATCCTGCTCGACGGCGCGCCGGTGCACTTTCGCAACCCGCTCGACGCGCGGCGTGCAGGCATCGAGACGGTCTACCAGGACCTGGCGGTGGCGCCCGCCATGACGATCTACGAGAACCTCTTTCTCGGCCGCGAGCTGCGTCGCCCCGGCTTCCTGGGCAACATGCTGCGCATGCTCGACAAGAAGAAGATGCTGCACGAAAGCGCGGCCCGCATGGCGGACCTGAAGGTCGGCATCCAGTCGATGACGCAGGCCGTGGAAACGCTCTCGGGCGGCCAGCGCCAGTGCGTGGCGGTGGCGCGCAGCGCGGCCTTCGCGCGGCACGTGGTCATCATGGACGAGCCCACCGCGGCACTTGGCGTGAAGGAGGGCAACATGGTGCTCGAGCTGATCCGCCGCGTGCGCGACCGCGGCCTGCCGGTGGTGCTCATCAGCCACAACATGCCGCACGTGTTCGAGGTGGCCGACCGCATCCACGTGGCGCGCCTGGGCAAGCGCGCGGCGGTGCTCAACCCGAAGAACATCAGCATGAGCGACACGGTGGCCGTGATGACCGGTGCCATGACCGCCGACCAGCTGCCCGCGGAGGCGCATGCCTGA
- a CDS encoding ABC transporter permease: MAKSPTHHIPWGALGPWLALLGACIFFATQSDRFLTGDNLSLILQQVMVVGVIAIGQTLIILTAGIDLSCGMVMALGSIIMSKFATELGLPVPVAILCGVGVTTLFGLVNGLLVTRIKLPPFIVTLGTLNIAFAITQLYSSSQTITDLPAGLTGLGTTFAVGGAAVAWGAVLMLVLYALAWFVLRETAAGRHIYAVGNNAEATRLVGIPTQRVLLGVYVAAGALYGIASLLSVARTGVGDPNAGQTENLDAITAVVLGGTSLFGGRGVVLGSLIGVLIVGVFRNGLTLMGVSSIYQVLVTGVLVILAVAADQLSRRGAR; this comes from the coding sequence ATGGCGAAATCTCCAACGCACCACATTCCGTGGGGCGCCCTGGGGCCGTGGCTGGCCCTGCTTGGCGCATGCATCTTCTTTGCGACCCAGTCCGACCGTTTTCTCACGGGGGACAACCTCTCGCTGATCCTGCAGCAGGTGATGGTGGTCGGCGTGATCGCCATCGGCCAGACGCTGATCATTCTCACGGCGGGCATCGACCTGTCGTGCGGCATGGTGATGGCGCTGGGCAGCATCATCATGAGCAAGTTCGCGACCGAGCTCGGGCTGCCGGTGCCGGTGGCCATTCTGTGCGGCGTGGGCGTGACGACGCTGTTCGGGCTGGTCAACGGCCTGCTGGTCACGCGCATCAAGCTGCCGCCCTTCATCGTGACCCTGGGCACGCTGAACATCGCGTTCGCGATCACGCAGCTGTATTCGTCATCCCAGACCATCACCGACCTGCCCGCCGGCCTCACGGGGCTGGGCACCACCTTCGCCGTCGGCGGCGCCGCGGTGGCCTGGGGCGCGGTGCTGATGCTGGTGCTCTATGCGCTCGCATGGTTCGTGCTGCGCGAGACGGCCGCGGGGCGGCACATCTATGCGGTGGGCAACAACGCCGAGGCCACGCGCCTGGTCGGCATTCCGACGCAGCGCGTGCTGCTGGGCGTGTACGTGGCGGCGGGCGCGCTGTACGGCATTGCCTCGCTGCTGTCGGTGGCGCGCACCGGCGTGGGCGATCCGAACGCGGGGCAGACCGAGAACCTCGACGCCATCACGGCCGTGGTGCTCGGCGGCACCAGCCTGTTCGGCGGCCGCGGCGTGGTGCTGGGCTCGCTGATCGGCGTGCTGATCGTGGGCGTGTTCCGCAACGGGCTCACGCTGATGGGCGTGTCCTCGATCTACCAGGTGCTGGTGACGGGCGTGCTGGTGATTCTGGCAGTGGCGGCAGACCAGCTGTCGCGCCGGGGAGCACGTTGA
- a CDS encoding sugar ABC transporter substrate-binding protein, translating into MFSSRSILAMAAMSLAASSAAFAADQPVIGLVTKTETNPFFVKMKEGAQEEAKKLGAKLLSGSGKADGDNAGQITAMENMIAAGAKTILITPSDAKAIVPAIKKARDKGVMVIALDSPADPPDATDALFATNNYTAGVLIGEYAKAAMAGKTPKIVALDLLPGHPVGAQRHNGFMKGFGLPANDAKSNELSKAPEIVCMADSFGDQAKAQTAMENCLQKAPDVNLVYTINEPAAAGAYNALKRAGKEKGVLIVSVDGGCQGIKDTSAGIIAATSQQYPLKMAAMGVAAGVEFAKTGKKASGYVDTGVTLIAGKSVAGVDSKDTKTGAELCWGKK; encoded by the coding sequence ATGTTCAGCTCCCGCTCCATCCTGGCCATGGCGGCCATGTCCCTGGCCGCATCGTCTGCCGCCTTCGCCGCCGACCAGCCCGTCATCGGCCTGGTCACCAAGACCGAAACCAATCCCTTTTTCGTCAAGATGAAGGAGGGCGCGCAGGAAGAGGCCAAGAAGCTCGGCGCCAAGCTGCTCTCGGGCTCGGGCAAGGCCGACGGCGACAACGCGGGCCAGATCACCGCCATGGAAAACATGATCGCCGCGGGCGCCAAGACCATCCTCATCACGCCGAGCGACGCCAAGGCCATCGTGCCGGCGATCAAGAAGGCGCGCGACAAGGGCGTGATGGTGATCGCGCTCGACAGCCCGGCCGATCCGCCGGATGCGACCGATGCGCTCTTTGCCACCAACAACTACACGGCCGGCGTGCTGATCGGCGAATATGCCAAGGCCGCGATGGCCGGCAAGACGCCGAAGATCGTCGCGCTCGACCTGCTGCCGGGCCACCCGGTGGGCGCGCAGCGGCACAACGGCTTCATGAAGGGCTTCGGCCTGCCGGCCAACGACGCCAAGTCGAACGAGCTGTCGAAGGCGCCCGAGATCGTCTGCATGGCCGACAGCTTCGGCGACCAGGCCAAGGCGCAGACGGCGATGGAAAACTGCCTGCAGAAGGCGCCCGACGTGAACCTGGTCTACACCATCAACGAACCCGCCGCGGCCGGTGCCTACAACGCGCTGAAGCGGGCAGGCAAGGAGAAGGGCGTGCTGATCGTCTCGGTGGACGGCGGCTGCCAGGGCATCAAGGACACCAGCGCCGGCATCATCGCCGCCACTTCGCAGCAGTACCCGCTCAAGATGGCCGCGATGGGCGTGGCGGCGGGCGTGGAGTTTGCCAAGACGGGCAAGAAGGCCTCGGGCTACGTCGACACGGGCGTGACCCTGATCGCGGGCAAGAGCGTGGCCGGCGTCGACAGCAAGGACACCAAGACCGGCGCCGAGCTGTGCTGGGGCAAGAAGTAA
- a CDS encoding LamG-like jellyroll fold domain-containing protein — MSVSDDPRGARTPSHPSLPESHGEPAAPPRRQVLKLGASLLAVGGSSAMLAACGGGGGGAPGFGPLPAPAPAPAPAPPPPAAPADTRVSSFALAVMPDTQFYARYATAAENDQYDKRFGSAPFAAQTKWIAANAKALNIPFTIHLGDVVDQVGKPDQWKVADAAMKVLEDARLPYSVLAGNHDVLNDVDYSVDPNSGTDATRTLANEPYLQWFGTERARRQSTFGARDASGFHEYHVFEAQGQKFMVLSLSWRISDAGIAWARQVIAKNPTLPVILVNHQLLNIAADGTSPLETDYGKMLWEKLIRDNDQIFMTLNGHHHGAAHLTKTNDFGHQVEEMVVDYQMAYQGGNGLMRLYEFDLTRKQIKVLSFSPWVPQKPAATLTSFDQAVLATPNEAFTIEMDFAQRFAGFNKSFGTGSATIDGSLVDQARAMILANYTEPEVLAQRPASNPDDYPKVANTLAHWRFFGGTANQPVLPGTIIADVAGANPLHRDALNQGGIQGAADGDIVWTDDRHHLSAAPGSVRFLNTDKNLPRLSYFLTEAAAPINGQTLDNGYTVEAFVKIDKSWTSSKQAWMNIMTRDGRRGELAGYQGGDPEAPPMLFAISSLREVQWEVVPSAAGVRSPKTNWSGEVIADRWVHIAIVNDPVSHDTTMYVEGAPVLRNIGNAPGLATLSASSPWVVGGGSWDGARADGFFGNIGEVRVVGAALAPGQWLTARAG, encoded by the coding sequence ATGTCTGTTTCCGACGATCCGCGCGGCGCGCGCACTCCGAGCCATCCTTCCCTGCCCGAATCCCATGGCGAACCGGCGGCCCCGCCGCGCCGCCAGGTCCTCAAGCTCGGCGCATCCCTGCTGGCCGTCGGCGGCAGCAGCGCCATGCTGGCCGCCTGCGGCGGAGGAGGCGGCGGTGCGCCCGGCTTCGGACCGTTGCCGGCCCCTGCACCCGCTCCGGCGCCTGCACCGCCGCCGCCCGCGGCGCCGGCCGACACCAGGGTCTCCAGCTTCGCGCTCGCCGTGATGCCCGACACCCAGTTCTATGCGCGCTATGCCACGGCCGCCGAGAACGACCAATACGACAAGCGTTTCGGCAGCGCACCCTTCGCCGCCCAGACGAAATGGATCGCAGCCAATGCCAAGGCGCTGAACATTCCCTTCACCATTCACCTCGGCGACGTGGTCGACCAGGTCGGCAAGCCCGACCAGTGGAAGGTGGCCGATGCTGCCATGAAGGTGCTCGAAGACGCCAGGCTGCCCTACAGCGTGCTCGCCGGCAACCACGACGTGCTGAACGACGTGGACTACAGCGTCGACCCGAACAGCGGCACCGACGCGACCCGCACGCTTGCCAACGAGCCCTACCTGCAATGGTTCGGCACCGAGCGCGCCAGGCGCCAGTCCACCTTCGGCGCGCGCGACGCCAGCGGCTTCCACGAATACCACGTGTTCGAGGCGCAGGGCCAGAAGTTCATGGTGCTGTCGCTGTCGTGGCGCATCTCGGATGCCGGCATCGCCTGGGCGCGCCAGGTGATCGCGAAGAACCCCACGCTGCCGGTGATCCTGGTCAACCACCAGCTGCTCAACATTGCTGCCGACGGCACCAGCCCGCTCGAGACCGACTACGGCAAGATGCTCTGGGAGAAGCTGATCCGCGACAACGACCAGATCTTCATGACGCTCAACGGCCACCATCACGGCGCCGCGCACCTCACGAAGACCAACGACTTCGGCCACCAGGTCGAGGAGATGGTGGTCGACTACCAGATGGCCTACCAGGGCGGCAACGGCCTGATGCGCCTCTATGAATTCGACCTGACCCGCAAGCAGATCAAGGTGCTGTCGTTTTCGCCCTGGGTGCCGCAGAAGCCGGCCGCCACGCTGACGTCCTTCGACCAGGCCGTGCTCGCCACGCCCAACGAGGCCTTCACCATCGAGATGGACTTTGCGCAGCGTTTCGCAGGCTTCAACAAGAGCTTCGGCACGGGCAGCGCCACCATCGACGGTTCGCTGGTCGACCAGGCCAGGGCCATGATCCTCGCGAACTACACCGAGCCCGAGGTGCTCGCACAGCGGCCGGCCTCGAATCCGGACGACTATCCCAAGGTTGCGAACACGCTCGCGCACTGGCGCTTCTTCGGCGGCACCGCCAACCAGCCGGTGCTGCCTGGAACCATCATTGCAGACGTGGCCGGCGCCAATCCGCTGCACCGCGACGCGCTGAACCAGGGCGGCATCCAGGGCGCGGCGGACGGCGACATCGTCTGGACCGACGACCGCCACCATCTCTCGGCGGCGCCGGGCTCGGTGCGCTTCCTGAACACCGACAAGAACCTGCCGCGCCTGAGCTACTTCCTGACCGAGGCAGCGGCACCGATCAATGGCCAGACGCTGGACAACGGCTACACCGTCGAGGCCTTCGTGAAGATCGACAAGAGCTGGACCAGCAGCAAGCAGGCATGGATGAACATCATGACGCGCGACGGCCGGCGCGGCGAGCTTGCCGGCTACCAGGGCGGAGACCCGGAAGCGCCGCCGATGCTGTTCGCGATCTCGAGCCTGCGCGAAGTGCAGTGGGAAGTGGTGCCGAGCGCGGCCGGTGTGCGCTCTCCCAAGACCAACTGGTCCGGCGAGGTGATTGCCGACCGCTGGGTGCATATCGCCATCGTCAACGACCCGGTGTCGCACGACACCACGATGTATGTCGAAGGTGCGCCGGTGCTGCGCAACATCGGCAACGCACCCGGACTGGCCACGCTCTCGGCCAGTTCGCCCTGGGTGGTGGGCGGCGGCTCGTGGGACGGCGCCCGCGCCGACGGCTTCTTCGGCAACATCGGGGAAGTGCGCGTGGTGGGCGCTGCGCTGGCGCCTGGGCAGTGGCTGACGGCGCGCGCGGGTTGA
- a CDS encoding MFS transporter — MSTAPPVAAGRGHLLAFAGLSASYFAHIGFFNPYLPLWLQDLGLPIFTISLLASVQSITRVFAPYAWGALSDHTGQRVKLLRFSAAVALASSFGLWWHGGAWWLALVLLVMFTHTSSMMSLTEAAMAQLVAGDWGRYGRIRLCGSAGFLVTVFFAGEWFEHFGMKHFPAWAAGTLAIVLIATMKLPDIREPVAAHDAVKEPIGPVLRIPAVRWFFASLFFQVMSHFSVYAFFSLYLDSLGYGKSVIGLLWALSVVAEIVWFFLQGRLIGLLPMPRWMLVCGIAAVARLGLTAGLGGSIAALVVAQWLHALSFAAHHTTCIAVVSRRFPGRLRGRGQALFTVIGYGFGGVLGVLLGGAVAQELGYRTMFALAAVLAAVGSLCAWRVVRLERVGKA; from the coding sequence GTGTCTACTGCGCCACCCGTGGCCGCCGGGCGCGGCCACCTGCTGGCGTTCGCTGGTCTGTCGGCCAGCTATTTCGCGCACATCGGTTTCTTCAACCCCTACCTGCCGCTGTGGCTCCAGGACCTGGGGCTGCCGATCTTCACGATCAGCCTGCTGGCCTCGGTGCAGTCGATCACGCGCGTGTTCGCGCCCTATGCCTGGGGTGCGCTCAGCGACCACACCGGGCAGCGCGTGAAGCTGCTGCGCTTCAGCGCCGCCGTGGCGCTCGCCAGTTCGTTCGGGCTCTGGTGGCACGGCGGCGCCTGGTGGCTGGCGCTGGTGCTGCTGGTGATGTTCACCCACACCAGTTCGATGATGTCGCTCACCGAGGCCGCCATGGCGCAGCTGGTGGCGGGCGACTGGGGGCGCTACGGACGCATTCGCCTTTGCGGCTCGGCCGGCTTCCTGGTGACCGTGTTCTTTGCGGGCGAGTGGTTCGAGCACTTCGGCATGAAGCACTTTCCGGCCTGGGCCGCGGGCACGCTGGCCATCGTGCTGATCGCGACGATGAAGCTGCCCGACATCCGCGAGCCGGTGGCGGCGCACGACGCGGTCAAGGAGCCGATCGGGCCGGTGCTGCGCATCCCGGCGGTGCGGTGGTTCTTCGCGTCGCTGTTCTTCCAGGTGATGTCGCACTTCTCCGTCTACGCTTTTTTCTCGCTGTACCTCGATTCGCTCGGCTACGGCAAGAGCGTCATCGGCCTGCTGTGGGCGTTGTCGGTGGTGGCCGAGATCGTCTGGTTCTTCCTGCAGGGGCGGCTCATCGGCCTCTTGCCGATGCCGCGCTGGATGCTGGTGTGCGGCATTGCCGCCGTGGCGCGGCTGGGCCTCACTGCGGGGCTGGGCGGCTCGATCGCGGCGCTCGTCGTCGCGCAATGGCTGCATGCGCTGAGCTTCGCGGCGCACCACACGACCTGCATCGCCGTGGTGTCGCGGCGCTTTCCGGGCCGCCTGCGCGGAAGGGGACAGGCGCTCTTCACGGTGATCGGCTATGGCTTCGGCGGCGTGCTGGGCGTGCTGCTGGGCGGTGCGGTGGCGCAGGAGCTGGGCTACCGCACCATGTTTGCGCTGGCGGCCGTGCTGGCGGCGGTGGGGAGCCTGTGCGCGTGGCGGGTGGTGAGACTGGAGCGGGTGGGCAAGGCCTGA